GACAACGTCTTCGTCGAGCTGAGTGCCGGCGAGGTGCCGATCATGGACGGCAGTGCCGGCCCCTTCGTGTTCCTGATCCAGTCGGCGGGCATCGAGGAGCAGGCCGCGGCCAAGAAGTTCATTCGCATCAAGCGCGAGATCGTCGTGCGTGATGGGGACAAGGAAGCCATCTTCCTGCCGCACCACGGTTTCAAGGTCTCCTTCGCCATCGACTTCGATCATCCGGTGTCGGAGCTGCGCGATCAGACGGCGGTCGTTGATTTCTCGACCACCTCCTTCGTCAAGGAGGTCTCCCGGGCCCGCACCTTCGGCTTCATGCGCGACCTGGAATTTCTGCGCTCGCAGAATCTTGCCCTGGGCGGCAGCCTGGACAACGCGGTGGTGGTCGATGATTATCGCATCGTCAACGAGGGCGGACTGCGCTACGACGACGAGTTCGTCAAGCACAAGGTGCTGGATGCCATCGGCGACCTCTATCAGCTGGGGCATAGCCTGATCGGCGAATTCCGCGGCGTGAAATCCGGTCACGCGCTAAACAATCAGCTGTGCCGAGCCATGCTGGCCCAGCCGGATGCCTGGGAAGTGGTGACCTTCGAAGACGCCCATCAGGCCGCCCCGATCTCCTACGCAGCGCCGGCCATGGCGTGATGCCCGGGGAGTAACCCCTTCGCCGAGTCGTCGTCACGCGATCAGCTGATGACAACCTTGCTTGACGCCGCTTTCCTTCGGGAGGCGGCGTTTTTTGTGATCGCGTAGAACAGGGCGGCAGGATGTTGTGTCAGGGTGAGATGAGGGGCTAAGACGGGTCGTCGGCGTGGGCGGCCAGCCGCTCGAGGGCGCGCTTGAGTCGCGGGTCCTCGGTGTCCTCGGCGCAGCTGGCGATCTCTCCGGCGGCGCTGGAGGAGAGTCGTCGGCAATGGCGCGGCGGGGCCTTGGGGGGGCGTACCGGACGGACCTTGAGGTGAAACCCCAGTACCGCCTCGAACTCCGCGCGCCGTCTCAGCAGGTCCAGCAGGCGCGGCTGCTCATAGCGTAGCCAGGTGAGCCACACGGCGCGATCGGTGATCAGGGTCAACTTGCCGTCTCGATAGCCGCCGACGAAGACATGCTCGCGCACCTCCTCGGGGAGGTGCGCGCGAAGTTCCTGCTGTGCCCGGTCGATCAGGCTGGCCATGCGCATCAGGCCGCCGAGCTCGCCGCGGCCGCCCAGCAGCGACGTGGCGGGCTGGGCGCGGAAACGCTTAACCTTTATACTCATGGGCTGCACTTTTGACGCCAATCGATGACCGGCAATCTACCATGCCCGCGAGTACTCCAACAGCATGAACGGCTCCTCTCACCCAAGCTCGGCTCGGTCCGCCGACACGACCTCGCGTCGGCGCACGCGCTGGTGGCTGGCGGGCTTGTTGGTGGGTTGTCTGCTGCCGGCGGGCCTGGCGCAGGCCGATGGGGTGCGCCTGGTGGAGCGGGTGGTACAGATCTGCTGGCTGGCGCCGGCGGTCATCCGGGCCGAGAGCCGCCGCCAGGCGAGCCGTCGTCGCTGGCGGCCGCTGCGCCGCTGGCGCCTTCGGTTGTCGACTCGCCCCCTGCCGCGCAGAGTGTCGCTGGCTCCTTCTGCCGCGCATGATGTCCTGACCCGTCGCGGTCCGCCGTGCCAAGCCGCCTGATATGCCCGCCCTCCGGGCGGATAGCGGACGCCAGCGCCTGCTCGAGGCGCTGCGGTCTGGATTCGGACACTTGGTAGATAACGGACTTTTCATGATCAATAATTTGTTGCGCAAGGTGGTCGGCTCGAAAAACGACCGCGAGGTCAAACGCTTTGGCAAGATCGTCTCCAAGATCAGTGCCATGGAGCCAGATTTCGAGGCACTCGACGACGCCAGCCTTCGTGCCAAGACCGCCGAGTTTCGCGAGCGTCTGGCGGCGGGCGAGACCCTGGATGCACTGCTGCCCGAGGCCTTCGCGGTGGTCCGCGAGGCCAGCAAGCGGGTCATGGGCATGCGCCATTTCGACGTCCAGATGGTCGGTGGCCTGGCCCTGAACACCGGCCGGATCGCCGAGATGAAGACCGGCGAGGGCAAGACCCTGGTGGCCACCCTGGCCGTCTACCTGAACGCGCTGCCCGCCAAGGGCGTGCATGTGGTGACCGTCAACGACTACCTGGCCCGTCGCGACGCCGAATGGATGCGTCCCCTCTATGAGAGCCTGGACCTGTCGGTGGGGTCGATCTACTCGGGGCAGGCGCCGGAAGAGAAGCGTCAGGCCTACGCCTGCGACATCACCTACGGCACCAACAACGAGTACGGTTTCGACTACCTGCGCGATAACATGGCCTTCTCCCTGGACGACAAGGTCCAGCGGGGGCTGCACTACGCGATCATCGACGAAGTCGACTCCATCCTGATAGATGAGGCGCGCACCCCACTGATCATCTCCGGCCCGGTGGATGAGAACACCGAGCTCTACAAGGTGATCAATCGTTTGGCCACCGACCTGGTGCCCGGCGAGCAGAGCGAAGACGATGACGTGCCACCCGACGGTGACTTCATC
The genomic region above belongs to Halomonas sp. YLGW01 and contains:
- a CDS encoding DciA family protein, which translates into the protein MSIKVKRFRAQPATSLLGGRGELGGLMRMASLIDRAQQELRAHLPEEVREHVFVGGYRDGKLTLITDRAVWLTWLRYEQPRLLDLLRRRAEFEAVLGFHLKVRPVRPPKAPPRHCRRLSSSAAGEIASCAEDTEDPRLKRALERLAAHADDPS
- the lpxC gene encoding UDP-3-O-acyl-N-acetylglucosamine deacetylase, giving the protein MIKQRTLKNTIRATGVGLHSGEKVCLTLRPAPVNTGVIFVRTDLTPEVQIPANANLVTDTSLCTALSQGDVKVATVEHLMSAFAGLGIDNVFVELSAGEVPIMDGSAGPFVFLIQSAGIEEQAAAKKFIRIKREIVVRDGDKEAIFLPHHGFKVSFAIDFDHPVSELRDQTAVVDFSTTSFVKEVSRARTFGFMRDLEFLRSQNLALGGSLDNAVVVDDYRIVNEGGLRYDDEFVKHKVLDAIGDLYQLGHSLIGEFRGVKSGHALNNQLCRAMLAQPDAWEVVTFEDAHQAAPISYAAPAMA